In Marmota flaviventris isolate mMarFla1 chromosome 17, mMarFla1.hap1, whole genome shotgun sequence, a single genomic region encodes these proteins:
- the Mrpl38 gene encoding large ribosomal subunit protein mL38 — MAAPWWRAALCGRRAWRGFSTSAALSRRTPPLGPMPNADIDVSNLERLEKYRSFDRYRRRAEQEARAPHWWRTYWEYFGDQTDPKDKVDIGLPPPKVCRTQQLHQRKQVLRELRANVEEERAARLRTASIPLEAVRAEWERTCGPYHKQRLAEYYGLYRDLFHGATFVPWVPLHVAYAVGEEDLMPVYHGNEVTPTEAAQSPEVTYEADEGSMWTLLLTNLDGHLLEPDAEYVHWLLTNIPGNRVTEGQETCPYLPPFPAQGTGFHRFAFLLFKQDKPIDFSEDTRPSPCYQLAQRTFHTFDFYKKHQEAMTPAGLAFFQCRWDDSVTQTFHQLLDMREPVFEFVRPPPYHPKQKRFPHRQPLRYLDRYRDSHEPTYGIY; from the exons ATGGCGGCGCCCTGGTGGCGAGCCGCGCTGTGCGGGAGGCGGGCCTGGCGAGGCTTCAGCACCTCGG CCGCCCTGAGCCGCCGGACGCCCCCGCTGGGGCCGATGCCCAACGCGGACATCGACGTGAGCAACCTAGAGCGGCTGGAGAAGTACCGGAGCTTCGACCGCTACCGACGCCGGGCGGAGCAGGAGGCGCGGGCCCCGCACTGGTGGCGGACCTATTGGGAGTACTTCGGGGACCAGACAG ATCCCAAAGACAAAGTTGACATTGGACTGCCTCCACCCAAGGTCTGCCGTACCCAACAGTTACACCAACGGAAGCAGGTTCTAAGGGAGCTTCGGGCCAATGTGGAAGAAGAGCGGGCTGCTCGCCTCCGCACAG CCAGCATCCCCCTGGAGGCTGTGCGAGCTGAGTGGGAGAGGACCTGCGGCCCCTACCACAAGCAGCGCCTGGCTGAGTATTACGGCCTCTACCGAGACCTGTTCCACGGTGCCACTTTCGTGCCCTGGGTTCCCCTGCATGTGGCCTATGCTGTGGGCGAGGAGGACCTGATGCCTGTGTACCATGGCAATGAAGTGACTCCAACTGAG GCTGCCCAGTCCCCAGAGGTGACCTATGAAGCAGACGAGGGTTCCATGTGGACACTGCTGCTTACCAATCTGG ATGGACACCTGCTGGAGCCAGATGCAGAATACGTCCACTGGCTGCT AACCAACATCCCGGGCAACAGAGTGACTGAAGGACAGGAGACTTGTCCTTATCTCCCCCCCTTCCCTGCCCAAGGCACCGGCTTCCACCGCTTCGCCTTTCTGCTCTTCAAGCAGGACAAGCCAATCGACTTCTCTGAGGACACCCGCCCTTCACCCTG CTACCAGCTGGCCCAGAGGACCTTCCACACTTTTGATTTCTACAAGAAACACCAGGAAGCCATGACTCCAGCTGGCTTGGCCTTCTTTCAGTGCCGCTGGGATGACTCAGTCACCCAAACCTTCCACCAGCTTCTGG ACATGCGGGAGCCCGTGTTTGAGTTTGTGAGGCCACCCCCTTACCACCCCAAGCAGAAACGCTTCCCGCACCGACAGCCCCTGCGCTACCTGGACCGGTATAGGGACAGTCATGAGCCTACCTATGGCATCTACTGA
- the Trim65 gene encoding E3 ubiquitin-protein ligase TRIM65 isoform X1 — protein MAALQLEDKLTCAICLGLYRDPATLPCGHNFCRACIQDCWRRCQKECPECRQPFPDGAELCRNVALSDLLELLRPGAGADPRADPGARARCPRHGRPLELFCRTEGRCVCSACTVLDCDLHERALLDAERREREVQLRAKLEITQQQATQAKTQLQELQQQSSQIQNSACNLISVVSGKFSCLLQALEIRRAMALKGIETAKTQALTQAQDEERRLHSHLEALAQYGRRVQGLLEQVDDHTFLQESQQLFEPPEPLGPLTPPQWDEDQQLGDLKELLSLLCGLLLEEGHPSRVPAKTADSGPLEAPRPLAQVPSTRMLCPLRRELWQNYRNLTFDPDSANRHFLLSHQNQQVKHHRQPQGPARPGNFELWQVQCSQSFQAGRHYWEVRTSGHSVTLGVAYPELMRRKQGTHTDNIGRGPSSWGLCVQEDSVQAWHKGEVQRLPSLSGRLVGMDLDLTSGCLAFYSLEPQTKLLHTFHALFNRPLCPVFWLLEGRTLTLCHQPGAELPPGSQEKSSGLS, from the exons ATGGCCGCGCTGCAGCTGGAGGACAAGCTGACCTGCGCCATCTGCCTGGGGCTCTACCGGGACCCGGCGACTCTGCCCTGCGGCCACAACTTCTGTAGGGCCTGCATCCAGGACTGTTGGCGCCGCTGTCAGAAAGAGTGCCCCGAGTGCCGCCAGCCCTTCCCCGATGGCGCGGAGCTGTGCCGCAACGTGGCGCTCAGCGACCTGCTGGAGTTGCTGCGCCCCGGCGCCGGCGCGGACCCCCGTGCGGATCCCGGCGCTAGGGCGCGCTGCCCGCGCCACGGGCGTCCGCTCGAGCTCTTCTGCCGCACTGAGGGCCGCTGCGTGTGCAGCGCCTGCACCGTGCTGGACTGTGACCTCCACGAGCGGGCGCTGCTGGACGCTGAGCGCCGCGAGCGCGAG GTCCAGCTGAGAGCCAAGCTGGAGATCACCCAGCAGCAGGCCACTCAGGCCAAGACCCAGCTCCAGGAGCTGCAGCAACAAAGCAGCCAGATCCAG AACTCAGCCTGCAATCTGATCTCAGTGGTCTCTGGCAAGTTCAGCTGCCTGCTGCAGGCCCTGGAGATACGGAGGGCCATGGCGCTGAAAGGCATCGAGACTGCCAAGACACAGGCACTGACACAGGCCCAGGATGAGGAGCGGCGGCTGCACAGCCACCTGGAGGCCCTGGCTCAATATGGCCGCAGGGTACAGGGTCTCCTGGAGCAAGTGGATGACCACACCTTCTTGCAG GAGTCACAGCAGCTCTTTGAGCCCCCAGAACCCCTTGGGCCACTGACCCCTCCACAGTGGGATGAAGACCAGCAGCTGGGTGACCTAAAGGAGTTGCTGAGCCTGCTTTGTGGCCTTCTCCTGGAAGAGGGGCACCCCTCCAGAGTGCCAGCCAAGACTGCTGACTCGGGCCCTCTGG AGGCCCCGCGTCCCCTGGCACAGGTCCCAAGCACACGCATGCTGTGTCCGCTGAGGAGGGAACTCTGGCAGA ATTATCGCAATCTCACCTTTGACCCAGATAGTGCCAATCGCCACTTCCTCCTGTCCCACCAGAACCAGCAGGTGAAGCACCATCGCCAGCCCCAGGGCCCAGCCCGGCCAGGGAACTTTGAGCTCTGGCAGGTGCAGTGTTCCCAGAGCTTCCAGGCTGGacggcactactgggaggtgcgTACTTCTGGCCACTCAGTGACCCTGGGTGTCGCCTACCCAGAACTGATGCGACGCAAGCAGGGAACCCACACAGACAACATCGGCCGTGGACCCTCGTCCTGGGGCCTTTGCGTACAGGAAGACAGCGTCCAGGCCTGGCACAAGGGAGAGGTCCAGCGCCTCCCCAGCTTGTCTGGGCGGCTGGTGGGCATGGATTTGGACCTGACCTCAGGCTGCCTTGCTTTCTACAGCCTGGAGCCGCAGACTAAGCTCCTGCACACCTTCCATGCCCTCTTCAACCGGCCCCTTTGCCCCGTTTTCTGGCTCCTGGAGGGGAGGACCCTCACCCTGTGCCATCAGCCTGGAGCCGAGCTCCCTCCAGGGTCCCAGGAAAAGAGCTCAGGTCTCAGCTGA
- the Trim65 gene encoding E3 ubiquitin-protein ligase TRIM65 isoform X2, producing MAALQLEDKLTCAICLGLYRDPATLPCGHNFCRACIQDCWRRCQKECPECRQPFPDGAELCRNVALSDLLELLRPGAGADPRADPGARARCPRHGRPLELFCRTEGRCVCSACTVLDCDLHERALLDAERREREVQLRAKLEITQQQATQAKTQLQELQQQSSQIQNSACNLISVVSGKFSCLLQALEIRRAMALKGIETAKTQALTQAQDEERRLHSHLEALAQYGRRVQGLLEQVDDHTFLQPPEPLGPLTPPQWDEDQQLGDLKELLSLLCGLLLEEGHPSRVPAKTADSGPLEAPRPLAQVPSTRMLCPLRRELWQNYRNLTFDPDSANRHFLLSHQNQQVKHHRQPQGPARPGNFELWQVQCSQSFQAGRHYWEVRTSGHSVTLGVAYPELMRRKQGTHTDNIGRGPSSWGLCVQEDSVQAWHKGEVQRLPSLSGRLVGMDLDLTSGCLAFYSLEPQTKLLHTFHALFNRPLCPVFWLLEGRTLTLCHQPGAELPPGSQEKSSGLS from the exons ATGGCCGCGCTGCAGCTGGAGGACAAGCTGACCTGCGCCATCTGCCTGGGGCTCTACCGGGACCCGGCGACTCTGCCCTGCGGCCACAACTTCTGTAGGGCCTGCATCCAGGACTGTTGGCGCCGCTGTCAGAAAGAGTGCCCCGAGTGCCGCCAGCCCTTCCCCGATGGCGCGGAGCTGTGCCGCAACGTGGCGCTCAGCGACCTGCTGGAGTTGCTGCGCCCCGGCGCCGGCGCGGACCCCCGTGCGGATCCCGGCGCTAGGGCGCGCTGCCCGCGCCACGGGCGTCCGCTCGAGCTCTTCTGCCGCACTGAGGGCCGCTGCGTGTGCAGCGCCTGCACCGTGCTGGACTGTGACCTCCACGAGCGGGCGCTGCTGGACGCTGAGCGCCGCGAGCGCGAG GTCCAGCTGAGAGCCAAGCTGGAGATCACCCAGCAGCAGGCCACTCAGGCCAAGACCCAGCTCCAGGAGCTGCAGCAACAAAGCAGCCAGATCCAG AACTCAGCCTGCAATCTGATCTCAGTGGTCTCTGGCAAGTTCAGCTGCCTGCTGCAGGCCCTGGAGATACGGAGGGCCATGGCGCTGAAAGGCATCGAGACTGCCAAGACACAGGCACTGACACAGGCCCAGGATGAGGAGCGGCGGCTGCACAGCCACCTGGAGGCCCTGGCTCAATATGGCCGCAGGGTACAGGGTCTCCTGGAGCAAGTGGATGACCACACCTTCTTGCAG CCCCCAGAACCCCTTGGGCCACTGACCCCTCCACAGTGGGATGAAGACCAGCAGCTGGGTGACCTAAAGGAGTTGCTGAGCCTGCTTTGTGGCCTTCTCCTGGAAGAGGGGCACCCCTCCAGAGTGCCAGCCAAGACTGCTGACTCGGGCCCTCTGG AGGCCCCGCGTCCCCTGGCACAGGTCCCAAGCACACGCATGCTGTGTCCGCTGAGGAGGGAACTCTGGCAGA ATTATCGCAATCTCACCTTTGACCCAGATAGTGCCAATCGCCACTTCCTCCTGTCCCACCAGAACCAGCAGGTGAAGCACCATCGCCAGCCCCAGGGCCCAGCCCGGCCAGGGAACTTTGAGCTCTGGCAGGTGCAGTGTTCCCAGAGCTTCCAGGCTGGacggcactactgggaggtgcgTACTTCTGGCCACTCAGTGACCCTGGGTGTCGCCTACCCAGAACTGATGCGACGCAAGCAGGGAACCCACACAGACAACATCGGCCGTGGACCCTCGTCCTGGGGCCTTTGCGTACAGGAAGACAGCGTCCAGGCCTGGCACAAGGGAGAGGTCCAGCGCCTCCCCAGCTTGTCTGGGCGGCTGGTGGGCATGGATTTGGACCTGACCTCAGGCTGCCTTGCTTTCTACAGCCTGGAGCCGCAGACTAAGCTCCTGCACACCTTCCATGCCCTCTTCAACCGGCCCCTTTGCCCCGTTTTCTGGCTCCTGGAGGGGAGGACCCTCACCCTGTGCCATCAGCCTGGAGCCGAGCTCCCTCCAGGGTCCCAGGAAAAGAGCTCAGGTCTCAGCTGA